Proteins co-encoded in one Methanobacteriaceae archaeon genomic window:
- a CDS encoding RNA polymerase Rpb4 family protein has protein sequence MIGKEIIESEPISSAEVRKILEDFSQENELNYEQNITLNHLSRFKRYSVEDSEEIVAKLQEEFGLRDKLAVRIANLAPQDLADLRLILAKESANLDKADMEKILELLEQYDIEE, from the coding sequence ATGATTGGAAAAGAAATTATTGAAAGTGAACCAATATCAAGTGCAGAAGTAAGAAAAATTCTTGAAGATTTTTCACAAGAAAATGAATTAAACTACGAACAAAATATTACTTTAAATCACCTTTCAAGATTTAAAAGATATTCCGTTGAAGATTCAGAAGAAATCGTTGCAAAACTTCAAGAAGAATTTGGTTTAAGAGACAAGCTTGCAGTACGTATCGCTAACTTAGCTCCACAAGATTTAGCAGATTTAAGATTAATTTTAGCTAAAGAAAGTGCAAATCTTGACAAAGCAGATATGGAAAAAATTCTTGAACTCTTAGAACAATACGATATAGAAGAATAG